The nucleotide window CGCGGAAAAGTCGCTCGGGCGGTTTCGATCGCATTTCTTGCCGTTTTAGCATCGTGCAAGCGGCCAAGAAGTTTTAAATCCGCGTCAATCAAAGATTGAACACCGAGCGAAACCCTGTTCACGCCCGCTGCGCGATAGCCCTTGAAACGTTCTGCCTCGACGGAAGAGGGGTTAGCCTCCAAGGAGATCTCAACATCGTCACCAACAGACCAGAGTTCTGAAACCTTGTTCAGTATTCGCCCGACTGTTTCTGGCTCCATCAGTGACGGTGTTCCCCCGCCCAAGAAAATGGACTCTACGCTCTTACCCTTAGTCAGCTCAGCAAAGTGACCAAGTTCTCTTTCAAACGCCGAGGCGAACCGAGCCTGGTCGACACCTTGGTGACGCACATGCGAGTTGAAATCGCAATATGGGCACTTTGCTGCACAGAAGGGCCAATGCACGTAGATGCCGAAGCCGCCTTCCGTTTCCCCCATTCCCCTCACGTGAGTCTAGCCCTCCAGGCAGTTTGCCGCGAATGTCTGAAAAGCACGTGCCCTGTGAGACAAGGCAGGTTTGTCCTTTGCCCAACCGTGCTTTTCCTCAGATGACATTTCACCAAAGGTTCTTTCGTGACCGTCCGGCCGGAATACCGGGTCATATCCGAAGCCCTGAGTACCGCGCGGCGGCCAGACGATTTCACCTTCGACTTCGCCTCGGAACGACTCGTCATGCCCATCGGGCCATGCCAAACACAGGACCGCAACAAAGGAACTGCGCCGTTGAGCCGCCGATCCCGCTCCTGCAGACTGGAGTTTTTCCTCAATGGTTCGCATGGCCATGGCAAAATCCTTGTCCGGCCCTGCCCAACGCGCAGAATAAATGCCTGGATCACCACCAAGTGCCTCAACGCAAAATCCGCTGTCATCTGCAAGCGCCGGCAACTGAGACGCCTTTGCGGCTGCATGCGCCTTCAACGCTGCATTTTCCTCAAAGGTCACACCAGTCTCTTCCGGCTCCGGCAAGTCAAGTTCGGAGGCTGAAACCACGTCAAACCCGTAAGGTTGAAGCAACTCGTTAATTTCCCGGATCTTTCCCTTATTGTGGCTCGCCACCACAAGCCTGCCTGGATCCAGTTTCCGGTGACCCATGATCAATACCTCTCAGCGCCTCTAGAGAATGGCCATTTTCTGGAGATCGACCAACTTTCCAATTCCTGACTTTGCGAGGCCGAGCAGTTGACCGAATTCTTCTTCCGAAAATGGAGCACCTTCGGCTGTCCCTTGAATTTCGACAATGCCACCAGAGCCAGTCATAACGAAGTTGGCGTCGGTTTCCGCCGTGCTGTCTTCCGCGTAATCAAGATCGAGAACAGGTGCGCCTTCGTAAATTCCGCAGGAAATCGCAGCGATGTGATCTTTCAAGACCTCACCGGAAACCATATCGCGTGCCTTCATCCACTCAACACAATCACGCAGTGCGACCCATGCGCCAGTGATGGAAGCCGTGCGTGTGCCGCCATCCGCCTGAATAACGTCGCAGTCGACGCTGATCTGAGCTTCGCCAAGCGCTTGCAGATCGACTACCGCGCGCAGTGATCTGCCAATCAAGCGCTGAATCTCCTGGGTCCGGCCAGACTGTTTTCCGGCAGTCGCTTCTCTGCGCATACGGTCGCCGGTGGCGCGGGGCAACATCCCATATTCTGCTGTTACCCAACCGCGATTCTGACCGCGCAACCAGGGCGGAACACGCTCTTCCAGGCTTGCGGTGCACAGAACGTGCGTGTCACCGAATTTCACCAGGCACGAGCCCTCGGCATGTTTGGAGACGCCCCGTTCAAGGGTGACTGCCCGCAGTTCGTCTGCTGCACGTTTTGAGGGACGCATGGATTTCCTTTCAAGCTTGGCGCATTTGTTGTGCGCCTTGTAGACCT belongs to Roseibium porphyridii and includes:
- the rdgB gene encoding RdgB/HAM1 family non-canonical purine NTP pyrophosphatase gives rise to the protein MGHRKLDPGRLVVASHNKGKIREINELLQPYGFDVVSASELDLPEPEETGVTFEENAALKAHAAAKASQLPALADDSGFCVEALGGDPGIYSARWAGPDKDFAMAMRTIEEKLQSAGAGSAAQRRSSFVAVLCLAWPDGHDESFRGEVEGEIVWPPRGTQGFGYDPVFRPDGHERTFGEMSSEEKHGWAKDKPALSHRARAFQTFAANCLEG
- the rph gene encoding ribonuclease PH is translated as MRPSKRAADELRAVTLERGVSKHAEGSCLVKFGDTHVLCTASLEERVPPWLRGQNRGWVTAEYGMLPRATGDRMRREATAGKQSGRTQEIQRLIGRSLRAVVDLQALGEAQISVDCDVIQADGGTRTASITGAWVALRDCVEWMKARDMVSGEVLKDHIAAISCGIYEGAPVLDLDYAEDSTAETDANFVMTGSGGIVEIQGTAEGAPFSEEEFGQLLGLAKSGIGKLVDLQKMAIL